The Onthophagus taurus isolate NC chromosome 2, IU_Otau_3.0, whole genome shotgun sequence genome includes a window with the following:
- the LOC111427297 gene encoding anaphase-promoting complex subunit 7, with product MCVALKYIVDMFEKELYSNVIKTIDMALLSSDQKLESTPITKLQVYLYYGDSHYQLQQYLQAEEAYTQALQLRMFLMKSKSNGKLNESHQEIPNDVDIKYKMHLCYVYLKKTKKSLEILQSIPNKSRDAKINMALGNLYRDGGCEKSAISYYKEVLKENPYAIEVAENLLKLGVKGTDVNSLMLEVTSEPSWLNLWLRGQAQMYSQDYNSAIATFKSLEIQNLLKDNSSLLVTIAYCYVYLCDNKSALQYLQRAIRSDPNMRYGRDLYASLLARSTEKEHLQELERLVNNVDLNVNLWTAEYWVVMGYCIFVHKKFVRACNFGQKACSLNSRCVEALLLKAYTLFEVNKLSEALTHFKEAKTIAPTRLEPYKGIIDCYLGLSRPRDAVNVAIHACRELKNSPQSLTLYAKILQKNPNMTSMRVRDLLDKALNKDPTYHPAVWLLAEHLEQEQRHEEACSVLTAHVAEYPSSRTHQMLADCFLRLSKEDEAVSHYSAAIRLDPCNQRALDGLNSIGRGGKLDANYYMSVGGESSYTPSQGPSVPSDQDLDGESEPDLWANNGDFMNYD from the exons atgtgtgtggcactaaaatatattgttGATATGTTCGAAAAAGAATTGTATTCCAACGTAATAAAAACA ATTGATATGGCTTTATTATCATCCGATCAGAAATTAGAGTCAACTCCAATCACAAAACTTCAAGTATACTTATACTATGGCGACTCGCATTATCAACTACAACAGTATTTACAAGCCGAAGAAGCTTATACTCAAGCGTTACAATTGAGAATGTTTCTAATGAAATCCAAGTCAAAcggaaaattaaatgaaagtCACCAAGAAATTCCTAATGATGtcgatataaaatataaaatgcaTTTGTGTTATGTATACTTGAAAAAGACGAAAAAGTCTCTTGAAATCTTACAAAGTATTCCAAATAAATCCAGGGATGCCAAAATAAACATGGCTTTAGGAAATTTATACAGAGATGGTGGATGTGAAAAATCAGCCATCAGTTATTATAaggaagttttaaaagaaaatcctTACGCAATTGAAGTAGCTGAAAATTTATTGAAGCTGGGTGTCAAA GGTACAGATGTAAATTCTTTAATGTTAGAAGTAACTTCAGAACCTAGTTGGTTAAATCTATGGTTAAGAGGTCAAGCCCAAATGTATTCGCAAGATTACAACAGCGCAATTGCAACGTTTAAAAGTCTGGAAATTCAAAATCTTCTCAAAGACAACAGTTCCTTATTAGTTACTATTGCTTATTGTTATGTTTATCTTTGTGATAACAAATCCGCGTTACAATATCTTCAACGGGCGATTAGATCCGATCCAAATATGCGTTACGGACGGGATTTATACGCCTCTTTATTGGCGCGATCAACAGAAAAAGAACATTTACAAGAACTTGAAAGACTTGTAAACAATGTCGATTTAAACGTTAACTTATGGACTGCAGAATATTGGGTAGTGATGGGTTACTgtatttttgtacataaaaaatttgtgaGGGCGTGCAATTTTGGGCAAAAAGCTTGTTCTTTAAATAGTCGATGTGTGGAAGCGTTACTACTTAAAGCTTACACTTTATTTGAGGTTAATAAGTTATCCGAAGCtttaactcattttaaagaagctAAAACCATTGCTCCAACAAGGTTAGAACCATATAAGGGAATTATTGATTGTTATTTGGGATTATCACGTCCACGAGATGCTGTTAATGTTGCTATTCATgcttgtagagaattaaaaaatagtccTCAATCATTAACT ttATACgctaaaattttacaaaaaaatccaaatatgACATCAATGAGAGTTCGAGATCTTTTGGATAAAGCGTTAAATAAAGATCCAACTTATCATCCAGCAGTATGGTTATTAGCGGAACATTTAGAACAAGAGCAACGACACGAAGAAGCGTGTAGTGTATTAACAGCTCATGTTGCTGAATATCCATCGTCAAGAACACATCAAATGCTTGCGGATTGCTTTTTAAGGTTATCAAAGGAAGACGAGGCTGTGTCGCATTATAGTGCCGCTATAAGATTAGATCCGTGTAATCAAAGGGCTTTAGATGGATTGAATAGCATAGGAAGAGGTGGCAAATTAGACGCTAATTATTATATGTCCGTGGGTGGGGAAAGTTCTTATACTCCATCGCAAGGTCCGAGTGTTCCGAGCGATCAAGATTTAGATGGCGAAAGCGAACCGGATTTATGGGCAAATAATGGTGATTTCATGAAttatgattaa
- the LOC111427296 gene encoding U4/U6.U5 tri-snRNP-associated protein 1 has protein sequence MGSSSKKYKEKDANNKKRKQSPSRSDSEEYDRDRHRDRKHKHRRHHKDKKRHKHHDYESHDSDVIEVSPDRAPSPKRDKTPEQSGQSQESLSIQESNKIRAQLGLKPLEVNKADDKPKADGKKKDDWGEFYHKPAGNISQKNQQEKIKTKLAEHKEKRLIATKLSKIKPLGESDSDDNASNWVDRSRKIEQAKKDAENRAKLLQELDEQFGVTDIIESETKGRRQQQYSEKHLKGLTVEHDINEIAEERSVILTLKDNNVLDEKDDVLVNVNMVDNERYKKNVENLKKKPQYNAYDVEEFDEFGNPIEKSLLDKYDVEIDGEKKQSFRIGHDNYLERKHAAMESVKNKLANKKLESLQGPGLTLASEYYNEEELTKFKKPKKKKVRKIREKGKLTADYLEQIQDEENKKDVKKIEEMDIDDIPDIKLQPDQLKYEEKDDAFNRAIKKTRLMKDKEKLIDVISALKAIKDEPIESSQIDTGHIILNSTAEFCRTLGDIPTYGRAGNRDQDIVEEDLLDFEGGDAGGNKSDDDCQIISDDEGGRWNSVDLNEHRHSELKQSEVPILDEEPDVGTGVGAALKLAMSKGYLDKEQNNRPSNTRLAHLQAKHYSIEDKTYGDDIERGGRRERYTGPVSEFKEKDTFKPNVKLEYIDDEGRVLNSKEAFRYLSHKFHGKGPGKNKIEKRLKKQQQEGLMKKMSSTDTPLGTLNMLQAKQKEMQSPYIVLSGGKHTHSTTISKQSRR, from the exons atggGTTCTAGtagtaaaaaatataaagagaAAGATGCTAACAATAAGAAGAGGAAGCAAAGCCCCAGTAGGAGTGATTCGGAGGAATACGATCGCGATCGCCACCGAGATAGGAAACATAAACATAGGAGACATCATAAGGATAAGAAAAGGCATAAACATCATGATTATGAAAGTCATg ATTCGGACGTTATCGAGGTATCCCCTGATCGCGCTCCATcaccaaaacgtgataaaaCTCCTGAACAATCAGGACAGTCCCAAGAATCCCTTTCGATTCaagaatcaaataaaataagagCTCAACTTGGGTTAAAACCACTTGAAGTTAACAAAGCTGATGATAAACCCAAAGCTGATGGTAAAAAGAAAGATGATTGGGGTGAATTTTATCACAAACCAGCTGGAAATATCAGCCAGAAAAACCaacaggaaaaaattaaaacaaaattggccgaacataaagaaaaaagattaattgctactaaattatcaaaaataaaaccattagGGGAAAGCGATAGTGATGATAATGCGTCAAATTGGGTTGATAGATCAAGAAAAATCGAACAGGCTAAGAAAGATGCCGAAAACCGTGctaaacttttacaagaactGGATGAGCAATTTGGAGTAACCGACATAATTGAATCCGAAACCAAAGGAAGAAGACAACAACAATATTcggaaaaacatttaaaagggTTAACCGTCGAACATGACATCAATGAGATAGCTGAAGAACGATCtgttattttaacattaaaagataataatgttttagaTGAAAAAGATGATGTTTTAGTGAATGTTAACATGGTTGATAATGAACGTTACAAGAAAAAcgttgaaaatttgaaaaagaaacctCAGTATAATGCTTATGATGTAGAGGAATTCGATGAATTTGGTAATCCGattgaaaaatcattattGGATAAATATGATGTTGAAATTGATGGTGAAAAGAAACAATCGTTCAGAATTGGGCATGATAATTATTTGGAACGAAAACACGCCGCTATGgaaagtgttaaaaataaattggctAATAAAAAACTGGAAAGCTTACAAGGACCTGGTTTAACTTTGGCTTCGGAATATTATAATGAGGAGGAGCTAACTAAGtttaaaaaaccaaaaaagaaaaaggtaCGAAAAATCCgcgaaaaaggaaaattaacaGCTGACTATTTAGAACAAATACaagatgaagaaaataaaaaggatgttaaaaaaattgaagaaatggaTATTGATGATATCCCAG atATCAAATTACAACCGgatcaattaaaatatgaagaaaaagaTGATGCATTTAATcgtgcaataaaaaaaactcgTCTTATGAaagacaaagaaaaattaattgatgtaATTTCAGCTTTAAAAGCGATTAAAGATGAACCAATTGAATCGTCACAAATCGATACTGgacacatcattttaaattcaaccgCAGAATTTTGTCGCACACTCGGCGATATTCCAACTTACGGTCGTGCAGGAAATCGAGATCAAGATATTGTCGAGGAAGATTTATTAGATTTCGAAGGAGGTGATGCCGGAGGTAATAAATCGGATGATGATTGCCAAATAATCAGCGATGATGAAGGTGGTCGTTGGAACTCCGTCGATTTAAATGAACACAGACACTCAGAATTGAAACAATCGGAAGTTCcgattttagatgaagaaccAGATGTTGGAACGGGGGTTGGAGCTGCATTAAAATTGGCTATGAGTAAAGGTTATTTGGATAAGGAGCAAAATAATCGGCCGTCCAACACACGGTTAGCTCACTTACAAGCAAAGCATTATTCAATTGAAGATAAAACGTACGGTGATGATATAGAAAGGGGCGGGCGAAGAGAACGATATACGGGACCAGTATCGGAATTTAAAGAGAAAGATACCTTTAAACCCAACGTTAAATTGGAGTACATTGACGACGAAGGTCGAGTTTTGAATTCGAAGGAAGCTTTTCGGTATTTATCACATAAATTTCATGGTAAAGGACcgggtaaaaataaaattgagaaGAGATTAAAGAAACAGCAACAAGAAGGATTGATGAAGAAAATGAGCTCCACAGATACACCGTTAGGTACTTTGAATATGTTACAAGCTAAGCAAAAAGAGATGCAAAGTCCTTATATTGTTTTAAGCGGTGGTAAACATACTCATTCAACCACAATTTCAAAACAATCTCGtcgataa